A single window of Halobacterium jilantaiense DNA harbors:
- a CDS encoding alpha/beta fold hydrolase: MSAPGQQRRATAEQPDSDDHRTVRVDGHRVAYAAFGDHDGEPVVAFHGTPGSRLFGRLYDAPARERGVRLLAFDRPGYGASARWPDYAAADAPRVVDAVLADSGVDAAGLLAFSGGTAHALAAAGSDPERFDDVTVVSGAAPPAHVSDQPTPQRVLGALAAHTPRLLGGLLRAQAWAAGRADPDFVAAQYTTDGTDHLPADVLDGTRRDFLEALSGGAGGLVRESAQAVREWPVALGDATGDVYWFHGREDANVPVDAARSVTDALPHATLDLVDTDHLGAVAATRSRVLARHA; this comes from the coding sequence GTGAGCGCACCGGGACAGCAGCGGCGCGCGACGGCCGAACAGCCCGACAGCGACGACCATCGGACCGTCCGGGTCGATGGACACCGGGTCGCGTACGCGGCGTTCGGCGACCACGACGGCGAGCCGGTGGTGGCGTTCCACGGCACCCCCGGGTCGCGGCTGTTCGGCCGGCTCTACGACGCCCCGGCGCGCGAACGCGGCGTCCGCCTCCTGGCGTTCGACCGGCCGGGGTACGGCGCGTCCGCGCGGTGGCCGGACTACGCCGCCGCCGACGCGCCGCGCGTGGTCGACGCCGTGCTGGCCGACTCCGGTGTCGACGCCGCGGGCCTGCTGGCGTTCTCCGGCGGGACCGCTCACGCGCTCGCAGCGGCGGGCAGCGACCCCGAGCGGTTCGATGACGTGACCGTCGTCTCGGGCGCTGCACCGCCGGCGCACGTGAGCGACCAGCCGACGCCACAGCGCGTGCTCGGCGCGCTCGCCGCCCACACCCCCCGGCTGCTCGGCGGCCTGCTGCGGGCGCAGGCGTGGGCCGCCGGTCGCGCCGACCCCGACTTCGTCGCCGCGCAGTACACGACCGACGGCACCGACCACCTCCCCGCTGACGTGCTCGACGGAACGCGACGCGACTTCCTGGAAGCCCTCTCCGGTGGTGCCGGCGGCCTCGTGCGCGAGTCCGCCCAGGCGGTCCGCGAGTGGCCGGTCGCGCTCGGCGACGCGACCGGCGACGTGTACTGGTTTCACGGCCGCGAGGACGCCAACGTCCCCGTGGACGCGGCCCGGTCGGTCACCGACGCCCTCCCCCACGCGACCCTCGACCTCGTCGACACCGACCACCTCGGTGCCGTCGCCGCCACGCGGTCGCGGGTGCTGGCCCGGCACGCGTAG
- a CDS encoding acyl-CoA thioesterase, with product MASVSDTFIENRERVQPDDTNNYASAHGGNVVKWMDEVGAMAAMRHAGATCVTARINSLDFERPVPQGDICVIRAYVYETGRTSIKVRLRAFREDPRTGETEQTTDSYFVFVAVDDDMHPTPVPDIAVETDRDRELQSEALAGEDQH from the coding sequence ATGGCCTCCGTCAGCGACACGTTCATCGAGAACCGCGAGCGCGTCCAGCCCGACGACACGAACAACTACGCCTCCGCGCACGGGGGCAACGTCGTGAAGTGGATGGACGAGGTGGGCGCGATGGCGGCGATGCGGCACGCCGGCGCGACCTGCGTCACCGCCCGCATCAACAGCCTCGACTTCGAGCGCCCCGTCCCGCAGGGCGACATCTGCGTCATCCGGGCGTACGTCTACGAGACCGGCCGCACCAGCATCAAGGTCCGGCTGCGGGCGTTCCGCGAGGACCCGCGGACGGGTGAGACCGAGCAGACGACGGACTCGTACTTCGTGTTCGTCGCCGTGGACGACGACATGCACCCGACGCCGGTGCCGGACATCGCGGTCGAGACCGACCGCGACCGCGAACTCCAGTCGGAGGCGCTCGCCGGCGAGGACCAGCACTGA
- the serB gene encoding phosphoserine phosphatase SerB, whose translation MALVAFDFDGTLADSEMLDRIAARAGVGDEVAEITERAMRGELSYAESLRERASLVAGLPEADAVEVYGGVRLRDGAGDVIELLRDAGVTVVVLTGGFGPGVEAALGAAGVDVDDVVANHLVVADGELSGAVGGPLVEGTKDDALAAACESFRVDVNDAIAVGDGANDVPMLDAAGYAVGFDPKPGVGDHCDVSVASMPALAELFAERGLLA comes from the coding sequence ATGGCGCTCGTAGCGTTCGACTTCGACGGGACGCTGGCAGACTCTGAGATGCTGGACCGCATCGCGGCTCGCGCCGGCGTCGGCGACGAGGTGGCCGAAATCACGGAGCGCGCGATGCGCGGAGAACTCTCGTACGCCGAGAGCCTCCGCGAGCGCGCGAGCCTCGTCGCGGGCCTCCCCGAGGCGGACGCCGTCGAGGTGTACGGCGGCGTGCGGCTGCGGGACGGGGCCGGAGACGTTATCGAGTTACTTCGGGACGCCGGCGTCACCGTCGTCGTGCTCACGGGCGGGTTCGGGCCGGGCGTCGAGGCGGCGCTTGGCGCGGCCGGCGTCGACGTCGACGACGTGGTCGCGAACCACCTCGTCGTCGCGGACGGCGAACTCTCGGGCGCAGTCGGCGGGCCGCTCGTGGAGGGGACGAAAGACGACGCGCTCGCGGCGGCCTGCGAGTCGTTCAGGGTGGACGTGAACGACGCGATAGCCGTCGGTGACGGCGCGAACGACGTGCCGATGCTGGACGCCGCCGGCTACGCGGTCGGGTTCGACCCGAAGCCCGGCGTCGGCGACCACTGCGACGTGTCGGTGGCGTCGATGCCGGCGCTCGCGGAGCTGTTCGCGGAGCGCGGGCTGCTGGCGTGA
- a CDS encoding MFS transporter codes for MTPATAQSGTDDEEHLVRGYAGRLLVAVSVGWLAIQSGRLVLSPMLPAISADLGISDAQAGFAFTTLWGLYAVLQFPSGRLSDALSRKTLLVAGLGLSAVGFTAVAAAPSYAFLLAGAAVLGTGAGLYPTVARALVSDLYTAKQGRAFGLHTASGDLGGVASAGLAAAVLAYATWRAAFVPVVVVVVAVLVALHVWSREDYVVEARSLAVRDTVGRLLVGSRFRWLLVAYTLYAFTWQATAAFLPTFLETGKQFAPFVGQVAFGVLFGVGAVVKPTAGWLSDSVSRRALTVGALVLGATALVGVVLADSPAVAVAAVAVFAVGLLAFPPVMQSYLMDAFPDGSAGGDLGAMRTVYIGVGALGPTYVGTTATLANYDLAFWGLVVALLAAAGIVARVT; via the coding sequence GTGACACCAGCGACGGCGCAGTCCGGAACAGACGACGAAGAGCACCTCGTCCGCGGCTACGCCGGCCGCCTGCTGGTCGCGGTGTCGGTCGGCTGGCTCGCAATCCAGTCCGGTCGGCTCGTGCTGTCGCCGATGCTGCCGGCCATCAGCGCCGACCTCGGCATCAGCGACGCGCAGGCCGGGTTCGCGTTCACGACGCTGTGGGGGCTGTACGCCGTCCTCCAGTTCCCGAGCGGCCGGCTGTCGGACGCGCTCTCCCGGAAGACACTGCTCGTGGCGGGCCTCGGGCTGAGCGCCGTCGGCTTCACCGCCGTCGCCGCCGCGCCCTCCTACGCCTTCCTGCTCGCGGGTGCCGCTGTCCTCGGGACGGGCGCGGGCCTCTACCCGACCGTCGCCCGCGCGCTCGTCTCGGACCTCTACACCGCCAAGCAGGGGCGCGCGTTCGGCCTCCACACCGCCTCCGGCGACCTCGGCGGCGTCGCCTCGGCGGGGCTCGCGGCCGCCGTGCTCGCGTACGCCACCTGGCGCGCGGCGTTCGTCCCCGTCGTCGTCGTCGTAGTCGCCGTCCTCGTCGCGCTCCACGTCTGGAGCCGCGAGGACTACGTCGTCGAAGCCCGGTCGCTGGCCGTCCGGGACACGGTCGGCCGCCTCCTCGTCGGCTCGCGGTTCCGGTGGCTGCTGGTCGCGTACACGCTGTACGCGTTCACGTGGCAGGCCACCGCCGCGTTCCTCCCGACGTTCCTGGAGACCGGCAAGCAGTTCGCGCCGTTCGTCGGCCAGGTCGCGTTCGGCGTACTGTTCGGCGTCGGCGCTGTCGTCAAGCCGACGGCGGGCTGGCTCTCGGACAGCGTCTCCCGGCGCGCGCTCACCGTCGGCGCGCTGGTCCTCGGCGCGACCGCGCTCGTCGGCGTCGTTCTCGCGGACTCGCCCGCCGTCGCGGTCGCTGCGGTTGCGGTGTTCGCGGTCGGGCTGCTCGCGTTCCCGCCCGTGATGCAGTCGTACCTGATGGACGCGTTCCCGGACGGGTCGGCGGGCGGCGACCTCGGCGCGATGCGCACCGTCTACATCGGCGTCGGCGCGCTCGGCCCGACGTACGTCGGCACGACCGCGACGCTCGCGAACTACGACTTGGCGTTCTGGGGGCTCGTCGTCGCGCTGCTCGCGGCCGCCGGCATCGTCGCCCGTGTGACCTAG
- a CDS encoding LUD domain-containing protein, which yields MSTTAGDPPVGRFLDRLADFDVSHTVTTPDGVADAVADVADDPAVGVPLPEGLGELPARVATDPSPSDLEAAATGVTQADLGVADYGSLALPATADGVEPVSLYGDQHVAVVAAEDVVPGMPEALSELGDRFRADGDSVVLATGPSATADMGALVQGAHGPKTVHAVVVER from the coding sequence ATGAGCACCACCGCCGGCGACCCGCCGGTCGGCCGCTTCCTCGACCGGCTCGCCGACTTCGACGTCTCGCATACTGTGACGACGCCGGACGGCGTGGCAGACGCCGTCGCGGACGTCGCCGACGACCCTGCCGTGGGCGTCCCGCTGCCCGAGGGGCTGGGTGAGCTACCGGCCCGCGTCGCGACCGACCCGTCGCCCAGTGACCTGGAAGCGGCGGCGACGGGCGTCACGCAGGCCGACCTCGGGGTCGCCGACTACGGCAGTCTCGCGCTGCCCGCGACCGCCGACGGCGTCGAGCCCGTGAGCCTCTACGGCGACCAGCACGTCGCCGTCGTCGCCGCCGAGGACGTGGTTCCGGGGATGCCCGAGGCGCTGTCCGAACTCGGCGACCGGTTCCGCGCCGACGGCGACAGCGTCGTCCTCGCGACGGGCCCGAGCGCCACCGCCGACATGGGGGCGCTCGTGCAGGGCGCACACGGCCCGAAGACCGTCCACGCGGTGGTGGTCGAGCGATGA
- the serA gene encoding phosphoglycerate dehydrogenase translates to MRVLVTDPIADAGLARLRDAGHEVTTAYDVEGDALLDAVSDAHALVVRSGTEVTEAVFEAAPDLVIVGRAGIGVDNIDIDAATDHGVVVANAPEGNVRAAAEHTVALAFATARSVPQAHARLTDGEWAKGDYLGTELNGKTLGVVGLGRVGQEVAKRLDGLGMDLVAYDPYIGEERAAQLGAELVEFEECVARADFLTVHVPLTDETEGLVGEAELAEMEDGYVVNVARGGVVDEAALAEAADDGVIAGAALDVFAEEPLSADSPLLSADNVVTTPHLGASTQAAQQNVATDTADQVVAALAGDPVVNALNAPSVEQSAFDRIRPYVDLAETAGTVAAGLFDGRVERVGVSYHGDVAGENVELVTAAAQQGAFAGLEWQVNAVNAPRVAEDRGIEVTETKNRQSEDFQSLVSVTVGNDENDLTVSGTLFAGEDPRLVEIDGFRVEAVPHGHMLVARNRDEPGVIGFIGTVLGDAGVNIAGMFNARETRGGEAVTVYNLDSDVPEDARERLVSDDRIVDVTSIELNGE, encoded by the coding sequence ATGCGAGTTCTCGTCACGGACCCCATCGCGGACGCCGGCCTCGCCCGACTCAGGGACGCCGGCCACGAGGTAACTACCGCCTACGACGTCGAGGGCGACGCGCTGCTCGACGCGGTCTCGGACGCGCACGCGCTCGTCGTGCGCTCTGGCACCGAAGTCACCGAGGCCGTCTTCGAGGCCGCCCCCGACCTCGTCATCGTCGGGCGCGCCGGCATCGGCGTCGACAACATCGACATCGACGCCGCCACCGACCACGGCGTCGTCGTCGCGAACGCCCCCGAGGGCAACGTCCGCGCGGCCGCCGAGCACACGGTCGCGCTCGCGTTCGCCACCGCGCGCTCGGTCCCGCAGGCCCACGCCCGTCTCACGGACGGCGAGTGGGCGAAAGGCGACTACCTCGGCACGGAACTCAACGGCAAGACCCTCGGCGTCGTCGGCCTCGGCCGGGTCGGTCAGGAGGTCGCGAAGCGCCTCGACGGCCTCGGCATGGACCTCGTGGCCTACGACCCCTACATCGGCGAGGAGCGCGCCGCCCAGCTCGGTGCCGAGCTCGTCGAGTTCGAGGAGTGCGTCGCGCGCGCCGACTTCCTCACCGTCCACGTCCCGCTCACGGACGAGACCGAGGGCCTCGTCGGCGAAGCAGAACTCGCCGAGATGGAGGACGGCTACGTCGTCAACGTCGCCCGGGGCGGTGTCGTCGACGAGGCCGCGCTCGCCGAAGCGGCCGACGACGGCGTCATCGCGGGGGCCGCCCTCGACGTGTTCGCCGAGGAGCCCCTGTCGGCCGACTCGCCGCTGCTTTCCGCCGACAACGTCGTCACCACGCCGCACCTCGGCGCGTCCACGCAGGCCGCCCAGCAGAACGTCGCGACCGACACAGCCGACCAGGTCGTCGCCGCGCTCGCCGGCGACCCGGTCGTGAACGCGCTGAACGCGCCCAGCGTCGAGCAGTCCGCGTTCGACCGCATCCGCCCGTACGTCGACCTCGCGGAGACCGCGGGCACCGTCGCCGCCGGCCTCTTCGACGGTCGCGTCGAGCGCGTCGGCGTCAGCTACCACGGCGACGTGGCGGGGGAGAACGTCGAACTCGTCACCGCGGCCGCCCAGCAGGGCGCGTTCGCCGGGCTGGAGTGGCAGGTTAACGCCGTCAACGCCCCGCGGGTCGCCGAGGACCGCGGCATCGAGGTGACGGAGACGAAGAACCGCCAGAGCGAGGACTTCCAGAGCCTCGTCTCCGTGACAGTCGGCAACGACGAGAACGACCTCACGGTCTCCGGCACCCTGTTCGCCGGCGAGGACCCGCGGCTCGTGGAAATCGACGGTTTCCGCGTCGAAGCCGTCCCGCACGGCCACATGCTCGTCGCCCGGAACCGCGACGAACCCGGCGTCATCGGCTTCATCGGCACCGTCCTCGGCGACGCCGGCGTCAACATCGCGGGGATGTTCAACGCCCGCGAGACCCGGGGCGGCGAGGCGGTCACCGTCTACAACCTCGACTCGGACGTGCCCGAGGACGCGAGAGAGCGCCTCGTGAGCGACGACCGCATCGTCGACGTCACCAGCATCGAACTGAACGGCGAGTAG
- a CDS encoding helix-turn-helix domain-containing protein yields the protein MRRVSLRTDYPPARRHALHQEVVERSGVGRVDLLVWGPAGSATQFQWFDADADTTAALLDAVSAVEQRRLVAGDGGTYAFTRQSEFAFDPDLLAVVASADVAFFPPVSFHGDGTATVDAVGEDDRLAALVDALAAHADVTVESVRDFHRGGAPAALTDRQRAALDAAVAAGYYEVPREGSVADVADALDCSTSTAGELLRKAEARVVTALVD from the coding sequence GTGCGCCGCGTCTCGCTTCGCACCGACTACCCGCCCGCCCGCCGCCACGCGCTCCACCAGGAGGTCGTCGAGCGCTCCGGCGTCGGGCGCGTCGACCTGCTCGTCTGGGGACCGGCCGGCAGCGCCACGCAGTTCCAGTGGTTCGACGCCGACGCCGACACGACGGCCGCCCTCCTCGACGCCGTCTCGGCGGTCGAGCAGCGACGCCTCGTCGCCGGCGACGGCGGCACCTACGCGTTCACCCGACAGTCCGAGTTCGCGTTCGACCCGGACCTCCTGGCCGTCGTCGCGAGTGCCGACGTGGCGTTCTTCCCGCCCGTCTCGTTCCACGGCGACGGCACCGCGACCGTCGACGCGGTCGGCGAGGACGACCGACTCGCGGCCCTCGTCGACGCGCTCGCCGCTCACGCCGACGTCACCGTCGAGTCGGTGCGGGACTTCCACCGCGGGGGCGCGCCGGCGGCGCTCACCGACCGCCAGCGCGCCGCTCTCGACGCCGCCGTCGCCGCTGGCTACTACGAGGTTCCGCGCGAGGGCTCGGTGGCGGACGTGGCGGACGCGCTCGACTGCTCGACGAGCACGGCCGGCGAACTCCTCCGGAAGGCCGAAGCCCGCGTCGTCACCGCGCTCGTCGACTGA
- a CDS encoding DUF7344 domain-containing protein, protein MSHARGRTRGEQVASIGEADIHDVLRNDRRRMVLEQLGESDTSVTARELSETIAARESGSDPPPRDVRRSVYISLQQTHLPKLDDLDVIDYDEADREVRPGANAAEVGVYMEVVPRYGLTFAEFHAGLGVLGALLVAASTVGVPLLSAVSPAAWAVVAFAAIAASGLYRTYSQRSSLVHRLRR, encoded by the coding sequence GTGAGCCACGCACGAGGGCGGACGAGGGGGGAGCAAGTAGCCAGTATCGGGGAGGCCGACATCCACGACGTGCTTCGGAACGACCGGCGGCGGATGGTGCTCGAACAGCTCGGGGAATCTGACACGTCCGTGACCGCTCGGGAACTCTCGGAGACCATCGCGGCCCGCGAGTCCGGGAGCGACCCGCCGCCGCGGGACGTCAGGCGGAGCGTCTACATCTCGCTCCAGCAGACGCACCTGCCGAAGCTCGACGACCTGGACGTCATCGACTACGACGAAGCCGACCGGGAGGTGCGGCCCGGTGCCAACGCCGCCGAGGTCGGCGTCTACATGGAGGTCGTGCCGCGCTACGGGCTCACGTTCGCGGAGTTCCACGCCGGGCTCGGCGTGCTCGGCGCGCTGCTCGTGGCCGCGTCGACGGTGGGCGTCCCGCTGCTGTCGGCGGTGTCGCCGGCCGCGTGGGCGGTCGTCGCGTTCGCCGCCATCGCTGCGTCCGGACTCTACCGGACGTACAGCCAGCGGAGTTCGCTCGTCCACCGGCTCCGGAGGTAG
- a CDS encoding sensor histidine kinase produces MQLTAEVALSGLSAVASLAVAWFAHRRDAPGSRSVIVFSTVAGLWAATNAAQILATTLDAKLLADRAQYVGIAVFPGAWFTFTAAYSGRENWVTPRTVAALAVVPVLTLGALATGVVDFVVAAGLDTANGLVVLDHEFGVGFWILIAYAVAVSGAGTVFLVESALRVGHRYRRQAVVLLTGAVVPWVAMVVFLGGARFEPEALFGVPSLAFGYGVARYGLLETKPVDRDRVFSELNDGVVVLGSDGQVVDYNPAGEELLGTTLAVGEAFERVAPAAVADSVETETTEPVLVEQDSVSRWVTVETTGERDESARTVVLLNDVTELERQRAELDKENARLERVADTISHDLRNPLSVADGYLDLAAETGEQAHFDRIESAHDRMDDIIDGTLRLARAGTEAPETETVSVRSVAERAWGNVESTDASLDCTTAAPVVADPRQLESLLENLFRNAIEHSDGTASVTVDSLDDGFIVADDGPGIPEAERETVFDRGYTTNDDGTGFGLAIIRDIADAHGWQVSLSESPDGGLQVSVTGVRTAHGEGGESETARGTD; encoded by the coding sequence ATGCAATTGACTGCCGAGGTGGCTCTCTCCGGGCTCTCGGCGGTCGCGTCACTGGCAGTAGCGTGGTTCGCCCATCGCCGGGACGCACCCGGGTCCAGAAGCGTCATCGTCTTCAGCACTGTCGCGGGCCTGTGGGCGGCGACGAACGCCGCACAGATTCTGGCGACGACACTGGACGCGAAGCTGCTCGCTGACCGCGCGCAGTACGTCGGTATCGCTGTCTTCCCCGGTGCGTGGTTCACGTTCACTGCGGCGTACAGTGGCCGTGAGAACTGGGTCACTCCGCGGACTGTCGCCGCGCTGGCTGTCGTTCCGGTGCTCACGCTTGGCGCGCTCGCGACCGGTGTGGTCGACTTCGTCGTGGCAGCGGGGCTCGACACGGCAAACGGTCTCGTCGTCCTCGACCACGAGTTCGGCGTCGGCTTCTGGATTCTGATTGCGTACGCAGTCGCCGTGAGCGGGGCCGGAACCGTGTTTCTCGTGGAGTCGGCGCTGCGCGTCGGCCACCGCTACCGCCGGCAGGCAGTCGTCCTGCTCACCGGAGCCGTCGTCCCGTGGGTGGCGATGGTCGTGTTCCTCGGTGGCGCTCGGTTCGAGCCCGAAGCGCTGTTCGGCGTTCCATCGCTCGCGTTCGGGTACGGCGTCGCCCGGTACGGCCTGCTGGAGACCAAACCAGTCGACCGTGACCGCGTGTTCTCGGAACTCAACGACGGCGTCGTCGTCCTCGGTTCGGACGGACAAGTCGTCGACTACAACCCCGCTGGGGAGGAACTGCTCGGAACGACGCTCGCAGTCGGTGAGGCGTTCGAGCGCGTCGCACCAGCAGCCGTCGCGGATAGCGTCGAAACCGAGACTACCGAACCAGTGCTGGTCGAACAGGACAGTGTTAGCCGGTGGGTCACCGTCGAGACGACCGGCGAACGCGACGAGTCGGCAAGGACCGTCGTTCTGCTCAACGACGTCACGGAGTTAGAGCGACAGCGCGCCGAGCTGGACAAGGAGAACGCGCGCCTCGAACGGGTCGCAGACACCATCAGCCACGACCTCCGGAATCCACTGTCCGTGGCTGACGGGTACCTCGACCTCGCGGCGGAAACCGGCGAGCAGGCTCACTTCGACCGAATCGAATCGGCACACGACCGGATGGACGACATTATCGACGGGACCCTTCGGCTCGCGCGTGCGGGCACCGAGGCCCCCGAGACGGAGACCGTTTCAGTTCGGTCGGTCGCAGAGCGAGCGTGGGGCAACGTCGAGTCGACGGACGCGAGCCTCGACTGTACCACGGCGGCCCCTGTGGTCGCTGACCCCCGACAGCTAGAGAGCCTGCTGGAGAACCTGTTCCGGAACGCCATCGAGCACAGCGACGGCACCGCATCGGTTACTGTCGATTCGCTCGACGACGGGTTCATCGTCGCCGACGACGGTCCCGGCATCCCCGAGGCGGAGCGCGAAACCGTCTTTGACCGAGGGTACACGACGAACGACGACGGTACCGGGTTCGGACTGGCTATCATCCGGGACATCGCCGACGCGCACGGCTGGCAGGTGTCACTCTCGGAGAGCCCCGACGGCGGCCTCCAGGTGTCAGTGACGGGCGTACGGACCGCCCACGGAGAGGGCGGCGAGTCAGAAACCGCCCGCGGGACGGACTAG
- a CDS encoding LUD domain-containing protein produces the protein MSSKQRASKAEHIRRVLATEGDAVAENTQGFNRGRYDSVADLEDYEELKDEARAIKADAIERLPELIEELRDAVEANGGTLYLADDAEDANEYVREVVADADGERVVKSKSMTSEELELNEALGEDGVDVVETDLGEWVLQVADEAPSHIVAPAIHKSRESIAALFRERFDPDRDLETAEDLTMFAREKLGEQIADADVGVTGANFVTADSGTMALVTSEGNARKTVTATDTHVAVAGVEKVIPSVEDLRPFVELIGRSGTGQDITSYLSLLTPPVGSPTLDFQTDETGSPEDREFHLVLVDNGRMAMREDDDLRETLYCIRCSACSNSCANFQQVGGHAFGGETYSGGIATGWEAGVEGLDTAAEFNDLCTGCTRCVNACPVGIDIPWINTVVRDRANRSDPGGDLDWLVEGLTTDEEPGGVDIQKRVFGNFETLAKLGSAFAPLSNRVAGSSVAGAAMERVLGIDDRRDLPTFERETLKDWAAGRPDVRNPDREVVLFPDLYTNYMDVGRGKAAVRALEALGVDVTVADECASGRAPLSQGMVATAREKAQRVAADLRPYVENGKDVVVIEPSDHAIFQREYERLLDEQDYEALAANSYEVFEYVYGLLENGASETSLAAGDGHEVAYHGHCQQRTLGVDTYTVAVLDRLGFDVATSDVECCGMAGSFGYKREYYDVSVAVGEELADQFTTEETGDRQVVASGTSCLDQLDDLLDRPSTHPIELVAPQPHTRAE, from the coding sequence ATGAGTTCGAAGCAGCGCGCGTCGAAGGCCGAGCACATCCGCCGCGTGCTGGCGACCGAGGGCGACGCCGTCGCCGAGAACACGCAGGGGTTCAATCGGGGTCGGTACGACTCCGTCGCCGACCTGGAGGACTACGAGGAGCTCAAAGACGAGGCGCGGGCCATCAAGGCGGACGCCATCGAGCGGCTCCCAGAGCTAATCGAGGAATTGCGGGACGCCGTCGAGGCCAACGGCGGCACGCTCTACCTCGCCGACGACGCCGAGGACGCCAACGAGTACGTCCGCGAGGTGGTGGCGGACGCGGACGGCGAGCGCGTCGTCAAGTCGAAGTCGATGACCAGCGAGGAACTGGAGTTGAACGAGGCCCTCGGCGAGGACGGCGTGGACGTCGTGGAGACCGACCTCGGCGAGTGGGTGCTGCAGGTCGCGGACGAAGCGCCCTCCCACATTGTCGCGCCGGCCATCCACAAGTCCCGGGAGAGCATCGCGGCGCTGTTCCGGGAGCGCTTCGACCCGGACCGCGACCTGGAGACGGCCGAAGACCTCACGATGTTCGCGCGGGAGAAGCTCGGCGAGCAGATTGCCGACGCCGACGTGGGCGTGACGGGCGCGAACTTCGTGACCGCGGACTCCGGGACGATGGCGCTCGTCACCAGCGAGGGCAACGCCCGGAAGACGGTGACGGCGACGGACACCCACGTCGCGGTCGCGGGCGTCGAGAAGGTGATTCCGTCCGTCGAGGACCTCCGGCCGTTCGTCGAACTCATCGGTCGGTCGGGCACCGGGCAGGACATCACCTCCTACCTCTCGCTGCTGACGCCGCCGGTCGGCTCCCCGACGCTGGACTTCCAGACCGACGAGACCGGGAGCCCCGAGGACCGCGAGTTCCACCTCGTGCTCGTGGACAACGGCCGCATGGCGATGCGCGAGGACGACGACCTCCGGGAGACGCTGTACTGCATCCGGTGTTCGGCGTGCTCGAACTCGTGTGCGAACTTCCAGCAGGTCGGCGGCCACGCGTTCGGCGGGGAGACGTACTCCGGCGGCATCGCCACCGGCTGGGAGGCCGGCGTCGAGGGCCTCGACACCGCCGCCGAGTTCAACGACCTCTGTACGGGCTGCACGCGGTGCGTGAACGCCTGCCCGGTCGGCATCGACATCCCGTGGATAAACACGGTCGTCCGCGACCGCGCGAACCGCAGCGACCCGGGCGGCGACCTCGACTGGCTCGTCGAGGGGCTGACGACCGACGAGGAGCCCGGGGGTGTCGACATCCAGAAGCGCGTGTTCGGGAACTTCGAGACGCTCGCGAAACTCGGGTCGGCGTTCGCGCCGCTCTCGAACCGGGTCGCCGGCTCGTCGGTCGCGGGCGCGGCGATGGAGCGCGTCCTCGGCATCGACGACCGCCGGGACCTCCCGACCTTCGAGCGCGAGACGCTGAAGGACTGGGCGGCGGGGCGGCCCGACGTCCGGAACCCCGACCGCGAGGTCGTGCTGTTCCCCGACCTCTACACGAACTACATGGACGTCGGCCGCGGGAAGGCCGCCGTCCGTGCGCTGGAGGCGCTGGGCGTCGACGTGACCGTCGCCGACGAGTGCGCGAGCGGCCGCGCCCCGCTCTCGCAGGGGATGGTCGCCACCGCCCGCGAGAAGGCCCAGCGGGTCGCCGCCGACCTGCGCCCGTACGTCGAGAACGGGAAGGACGTGGTCGTCATCGAACCAAGCGACCACGCCATCTTCCAGCGCGAGTACGAGCGCCTGCTGGACGAGCAGGACTACGAGGCGCTGGCGGCGAACAGCTACGAGGTCTTCGAGTACGTCTACGGGCTGCTGGAGAACGGTGCCAGCGAGACCAGCCTCGCCGCCGGCGACGGCCACGAGGTCGCGTACCACGGCCACTGCCAGCAGCGCACCCTCGGCGTCGACACCTACACCGTCGCGGTGCTGGACCGCCTCGGCTTCGACGTGGCGACCTCCGACGTGGAGTGCTGCGGGATGGCCGGCAGCTTCGGGTACAAGCGGGAGTACTACGACGTGAGCGTCGCCGTCGGCGAGGAACTGGCCGACCAGTTCACCACCGAGGAGACGGGCGACCGGCAGGTGGTCGCCAGCGGCACGTCGTGTCTCGACCAGCTCGACGACCTGCTCGACCGGCCGAGCACGCACCCGATAGAACTGGTCGCACCCCAGCCACACACCCGCGCTGAGTAG